Proteins co-encoded in one Aspergillus flavus chromosome 2, complete sequence genomic window:
- a CDS encoding uncharacterized protein (of unknown function-domain containing protein), with translation MTRGGTMGALLDAFRQSLSPYMEIWRRYIWHFFILYVVLLGVVLLTLVSKLNGENPVSVREKIHSPYDPLPLTISKALVLAKVREENVSWVDDLQPQWIPYIYTADNEPGYFPVPENKGREGMAYLTHIIDNYDTLTDITVFMHASATQWHNDVGDTNSSNVLSMLRLDTVKQKGYVNLRCQHRPGCPTAVRPFDPELLSSSSIVYRNFTTIYTELFNTSIETVPKEIGGVCCGQFALTKERIHQRRREDYVRMRDWAFSTSLDNFTVGSVFEMLWHMVFLEDPVSCPDTQQCYCELYDLCNE, from the exons ATGACCCGCGGTGGAACAATGGGCGCGCTCTTGGACGCCTTCAGGCAATCATTAAGCCCTTACATGGAGATTTGGCGCCGGTACATATGGCATTTTTTTATACTCTACGTAGTATTGCTGGGTGTAGTACTTCTAACCCTTGTTTCAAAGCTGAATGGGGAAAACCCTGTATCAGTGCGAG AAAAGATCCATAGTCCTTATGACCCACTACCGTTGACAATATCCAAAGCACTGGTTTTGGCTAAAGTGCGAGAAGAAAATGTGTCCTGGGTGGATGATCTTCAGCCTCA ATGGATACCATATATCTACACTGCTGATAATGAGCCTGGATACTTTCCGGTTCCGGAGAATAAAGGGCGCGAGGGCATGGCGTATTTAACGCATATTATTGACAATTACGATACCTTGACTGATATCACAGTTTTTATGCACGCATCAGCCACACAATGGCATAATGACGTTGGCGACACCAATTCGTCTAATGTCCTATCTATGCTGCGCCTTGACACAGTAAAGCAGAAAGGATATGTGAATCTTCGTTGCCAGCATCGTCCGGGCTGTCCAACCGCAGTTCGTCCTTTCGATCCTGAGCTCCTGTCAAGCTCAAGCATTGTATACCGTAACTTTACCACGATCTACACCGAACTTTTCAACACATCAATTGAAACTGTACCAAAGGAGATCGGTGGAGTGTGCTGTGGTCAATTCGCTCTCACTAAAGAACGGATCCACCAGCGACGACGGGAGGACTATGTACGCATGCGGGATTGGGCTTTTTCTACGAGCCTGGATAACTTTACCGTTGGCTCAGTGTTCGAAATGCTGTGGCATATGGTGTTCTTAGAGGACCCAGTCTC ATGCCCAGATACCCAGCAGTGCTATTGTGAACTTTACGACCTGTGTAATGAGTAA